Proteins co-encoded in one Kribbella qitaiheensis genomic window:
- a CDS encoding Rossmann-like and DUF2520 domain-containing protein: protein MSAGYPVTGVSARSRASRERAARLLPDVPVVEPAEVVGRADVVILAVPDDAIAEVAGSLPFTEDQYAVHLSGAHGIAVLRGIAATPVALHPPMTFTDAPASLAGVVFTATAPDRALVERLVKDLGAEVQWIAEERRALYHAGLVHGANHLVTLVSQAVDVLRAAGIADPSATLRPLLTATLDNTLRSGHDALTGPILRGDVDTVQAHLAVLRGRPASTYAELARATVELAAGDGRLDRETAARFGEVLERDRTGEAPR from the coding sequence GTGTCCGCCGGATATCCCGTCACCGGCGTCAGCGCCCGCTCGCGCGCGTCACGGGAACGCGCCGCGCGGCTTCTTCCGGACGTCCCGGTCGTCGAGCCCGCCGAGGTGGTCGGCCGCGCCGACGTGGTGATCCTCGCCGTACCGGACGACGCGATCGCTGAGGTCGCCGGCAGTCTGCCCTTCACCGAGGACCAGTACGCCGTGCATCTGTCCGGCGCCCACGGCATCGCCGTACTGCGGGGGATCGCCGCGACCCCGGTCGCGTTGCACCCCCCGATGACCTTCACCGACGCTCCCGCGAGTCTGGCCGGCGTCGTGTTCACCGCGACCGCACCGGATCGGGCGCTGGTCGAGCGGCTGGTGAAGGACCTCGGCGCCGAGGTGCAGTGGATCGCCGAGGAGCGGCGCGCGCTCTACCATGCGGGTCTCGTGCACGGCGCGAACCACCTGGTCACGCTGGTCAGCCAAGCTGTCGACGTACTGCGTGCCGCCGGGATCGCGGACCCTTCGGCCACACTTCGGCCACTGCTGACCGCAACTCTCGACAACACGCTGCGGTCCGGTCATGATGCGCTCACCGGGCCGATCCTGCGGGGCGATGTCGACACCGTGCAGGCACATCTGGCCGTACTGCGAGGTCGCCCGGCGAGCACGTACGCCGAACTGGCGCGGGCGACGGTGGAGTTGGCGGCAGGCGACGGCCGGCTGGATCGGGAGACGGCGGCCAGGTTCGGTGAGGTGCTGGAGCGGGATCGGACAGGGGAGGCACCGCGATGA
- a CDS encoding 2'-5' RNA ligase family protein: MSTFTFQSLLGYQTIRAVCTTLRPGHGRGYYVVRHNWWEHEGVSERNPWAARTGLTAILIAVPELAEFTDRWRSVSYSSARPTMALSELIPPHVTVLVPWLAEPMPDKVRRLEEALAAVQPFDLSFPTAGQFPNGTTWLRPEPFDQVSELIRIVLDTFPECPPYGGEHPDPHPHLTISSSGQGGSEGGARVLAEAEAALAAEEVPTIRLDDLTIWREGDDGIWQLTGSVPLGGIGLE, from the coding sequence ATGTCCACCTTTACGTTCCAGTCCCTGCTCGGGTACCAGACGATTCGTGCGGTCTGCACCACCCTAAGGCCCGGCCACGGTCGCGGGTACTACGTGGTTCGTCACAACTGGTGGGAGCATGAGGGCGTGAGCGAACGAAACCCCTGGGCCGCGCGGACCGGATTGACGGCGATCCTGATCGCGGTCCCGGAACTCGCGGAATTCACGGATCGCTGGCGGTCCGTATCGTACTCCTCGGCCCGGCCGACGATGGCGCTGAGCGAGCTGATCCCGCCCCATGTCACCGTGCTGGTGCCGTGGCTGGCGGAACCCATGCCCGACAAGGTCCGGCGGCTGGAGGAGGCACTGGCCGCGGTCCAGCCGTTCGACCTCAGCTTCCCCACTGCCGGTCAGTTCCCGAACGGTACGACCTGGCTGCGGCCCGAGCCGTTCGACCAGGTCAGCGAGCTGATCAGGATCGTTCTCGACACCTTCCCCGAATGCCCGCCGTACGGCGGTGAGCATCCCGATCCGCACCCGCATCTGACCATCTCGTCGTCCGGGCAGGGCGGCTCGGAGGGCGGCGCGCGGGTGCTGGCCGAAGCCGAGGCCGCGCTGGCCGCCGAGGAGGTGCCGACCATTCGCCTCGACGACCTGACCATCTGGCGCGAGGGCGACGACGGCATCTGGCAGCTCACCGGCTCGGTCCCGCTCGGCGGCATCGGGCTCGAATGA
- the panC gene encoding pantoate--beta-alanine ligase encodes MRLTQTKAELRAAAAIRPRAVVMTMGALHEGHAALLAEARERVGPDGSVVLTIFVNPLQFGPTEDFDRYPRTLASDLAIAKNEGVDLVFNPSRDELYPNEPSITVHPGPLADELEGTVRPGHFAGVLTVVSKMLHLTGPDLALFGEKDYQQLTLIREMVCDLDMDVDIVPVQTVREPDGLAMSSRNRYLTETERDEALVLHRALTAGAKAGMNGPDAVMSAAHAELEAVPSVQIDYLALRAPDLGPVIGPGEARMLIAARVGATRLIDNISITLR; translated from the coding sequence ATGAGACTCACCCAGACGAAGGCGGAGTTGCGGGCGGCCGCGGCGATCCGGCCGCGGGCGGTGGTGATGACGATGGGTGCCCTGCACGAAGGGCATGCCGCGTTGCTCGCCGAGGCCCGGGAACGGGTCGGGCCGGATGGCAGCGTGGTCCTGACGATCTTCGTGAACCCCTTGCAGTTCGGGCCGACCGAGGACTTCGACCGGTACCCGCGGACGCTGGCCAGCGATCTGGCGATCGCCAAGAACGAGGGCGTCGACCTGGTCTTCAACCCGTCCCGTGACGAGCTTTACCCGAACGAGCCGTCGATCACGGTGCATCCCGGGCCGCTGGCCGACGAGTTGGAGGGGACGGTCCGCCCCGGCCACTTCGCCGGCGTACTGACCGTGGTGTCGAAGATGCTGCACCTGACCGGGCCGGACCTGGCGCTGTTCGGTGAGAAGGACTATCAGCAACTGACGCTGATCCGGGAGATGGTGTGCGACCTGGACATGGACGTCGACATCGTCCCGGTGCAGACCGTGCGCGAACCCGACGGCCTCGCGATGTCCTCACGGAATCGCTACCTCACAGAGACCGAGCGTGACGAGGCGCTGGTGCTCCATCGGGCACTGACCGCGGGCGCGAAGGCGGGGATGAACGGCCCTGACGCGGTGATGTCAGCCGCCCACGCCGAGCTCGAGGCGGTCCCGTCCGTGCAGATCGACTATCTCGCCCTGCGAGCACCGGATCTCGGCCCGGTGATCGGTCCAGGCGAGGCCCGGATGCTGATCGCCGCCCGGGTCGGCGCCACCCGTCTCATTGACAACATTTCCATCACGCTCCGGTGA
- a CDS encoding L-aspartate oxidase: MTAPAVPQRLAAPEPGWTDTVDVVVIGSGIAGLTAALKARELGTVLVVTKDVVASGSTQWAQGGIAAALDPGDSPEDHLQDTLVAGAGLSDPVAVRALVTEGPDAVRDLIELGARFDTAADGGLSLTREGGHHRNRIAHAGGDATGAEIERALVAAVKRAPDIRLMEHALVLDLLTAEDGAIAGVTVHVMGEGQLDGVGAIRSRAVILASGGLGQLYAATTNPSVSTGDGMALALRAGAKVRDLEFVQFHPTVLWLGKSAKGQQPLVSEAVRGEGGFLVDDQGNRFMQGRHELADLAPRDIVAKAIMRQMLASGKDHVFLDARHFGDEKWRVRFPTILASCRSHGIDPVRELIPVAPACHYSSGGVWTDLQGQTSVPGLYACGEVACTGVHGANRLASNSLLEGLVFAKRITNSLAAKLPEFREPAVDARVPGLVDADVVPEMQRVMTVGAGVIRSASGLAEAGATLAKLIEQPAGEPGTPGWEATNLLTVASALIAAATTREESRGSHWREDHPDRDDENWSGNLDLTLAAEGDSSRPVTAFVALKESPEGK; this comes from the coding sequence ATGACTGCTCCTGCTGTGCCGCAACGGCTGGCTGCGCCCGAACCAGGTTGGACCGACACCGTCGACGTGGTGGTGATCGGTTCGGGGATCGCGGGACTGACGGCTGCGCTCAAGGCTCGCGAACTCGGCACGGTGCTGGTGGTGACGAAGGACGTTGTCGCCTCGGGGTCGACGCAGTGGGCGCAAGGTGGGATCGCGGCCGCGCTCGACCCTGGTGATTCGCCTGAGGACCACCTGCAGGACACCCTGGTGGCCGGGGCCGGGCTGAGCGATCCGGTCGCGGTACGGGCCCTGGTCACCGAAGGGCCTGACGCCGTACGGGATCTGATCGAGCTTGGTGCGCGGTTCGACACCGCTGCTGACGGGGGCCTGTCGCTGACCCGGGAGGGCGGCCATCACCGCAACCGGATCGCGCATGCCGGTGGCGACGCGACCGGAGCGGAGATCGAGCGGGCTTTGGTGGCCGCGGTGAAGCGGGCACCCGACATCCGGTTGATGGAGCATGCCCTGGTGCTCGACCTGTTGACGGCCGAGGACGGCGCGATCGCGGGCGTCACCGTGCACGTGATGGGCGAGGGCCAACTGGACGGCGTCGGCGCGATCCGCAGCCGCGCGGTCATCCTGGCTTCGGGTGGGCTCGGTCAGCTGTACGCCGCGACCACGAACCCGAGTGTCTCCACCGGTGACGGGATGGCGCTGGCGTTGCGGGCCGGGGCGAAGGTACGCGACCTGGAGTTCGTGCAGTTCCATCCGACCGTGCTCTGGCTGGGTAAGAGCGCGAAAGGCCAACAGCCGTTGGTGTCTGAGGCGGTGCGTGGCGAGGGCGGGTTCCTGGTCGATGACCAGGGCAACCGTTTCATGCAGGGCCGGCACGAGCTTGCGGACCTGGCGCCGCGCGACATTGTGGCGAAGGCGATCATGCGCCAGATGCTTGCCTCGGGCAAAGATCATGTGTTCCTCGATGCCCGGCATTTCGGTGATGAGAAGTGGCGGGTCCGGTTCCCGACGATCCTGGCGTCCTGCCGGTCGCACGGTATCGACCCCGTCCGCGAACTGATCCCGGTCGCGCCCGCTTGCCACTATTCGTCCGGTGGGGTTTGGACCGACCTGCAAGGTCAGACTTCCGTGCCCGGGTTGTACGCCTGCGGCGAGGTCGCCTGTACCGGCGTCCATGGTGCGAACCGGCTCGCTTCGAACTCGCTGCTGGAGGGCCTGGTCTTCGCCAAGCGGATCACGAATTCGCTGGCCGCGAAGCTGCCCGAGTTCCGCGAACCGGCTGTCGACGCTCGGGTGCCGGGCCTGGTCGACGCGGACGTAGTACCGGAGATGCAGCGGGTGATGACGGTCGGCGCCGGGGTGATCCGGAGTGCGAGTGGTCTGGCGGAGGCCGGTGCCACCCTGGCCAAGCTGATCGAGCAGCCCGCAGGCGAGCCGGGGACGCCGGGCTGGGAGGCGACGAACCTGCTCACGGTCGCCTCCGCGCTGATCGCCGCTGCCACCACGAGGGAGGAGAGCCGCGGCTCACACTGGCGTGAGGACCACCCGGATCGCGACGACGAGAACTGGTCGGGCAATCTGGACCTCACACTGGCCGCTGAGGGCGACTCGAGTAGGCCCGTCACGGCTTTCGTGGCACTGAAGGAATCACCGGAGGGGAAGTAG